The Kordia sp. SMS9 genome window below encodes:
- a CDS encoding ATP-binding protein, with protein MNNNYHFDITPHIVKQLGEQLVSDEVTALLELIKNAYDADANYVSIDINTKGQYTSEDLIFSNHKGYIAVEDDGFGMSEETIIKSWLLISYSKKREQKAKGIKTPKGRTPLGEKGLGRLSTQRLADICEILTNTNNQEGTHLAFNWKDFEKKDRLSEVRITSEEYSPKINNGTKLILTNLNHAEVWEGKNLERFKGAVSQIISPYKENRPFDVYLTVNNEIIDLEKINQDLRSFAISKFEFSFNERKIQIKGKTRLSKFIGNKKADFEDFLQSDNGKKFYSFLNDKKYNDIILSNHKNFFIELNNVFTIDEIPGLEIFNGEIANPGAFKGIIDEFSYDNWLTHDERINSIFNSLTNYRTFTQSQAGIKLFRNGFAIKPFGINGEDWLKLSDSQTKASSYYPLRPKNVIGYFAIDEGINRNLKDKTDREGLVSNPYSRNFFTMALFITRQINSYQERIRRVYNEYLKTYKTKNSGIKTTTQSFNHINSIVTDSTSVAGELKDIGPTVNKLANEQADVVNDVINNSLFASEENKENVKKAQKLLSKLQKIQAAFLKVEAIIKKTEKLNDVINILEPKIRTLEEQLDNFSELAGLGITAESISHEFLNIADNLNERALLYQQKLKDNRLTESDSYILLEYINETVNGLKIQLRHIDPALKYKREKKGEFSLSKYLSDEKEYYKKRFQSKGIDVIIDIKDDFSLKINKGKLTQIIDNILINSEYWLKEKKLKEKLFTPQIHITVEQPWLYISDNGFGIPKNIENQIFEPFVSTKPKEEGRGLGLFIVMQLLDAMNCTISLEPKRNEFDKRYIFAINLSNVMI; from the coding sequence ATGAATAATAATTATCACTTTGATATAACCCCGCACATTGTTAAGCAATTAGGAGAGCAATTAGTTTCCGATGAGGTAACCGCACTTTTAGAGCTTATAAAGAACGCCTATGATGCTGATGCGAATTATGTATCTATTGATATTAATACTAAAGGACAATATACTAGCGAAGATTTAATATTCTCAAATCATAAAGGTTATATAGCTGTTGAAGATGATGGTTTTGGCATGAGCGAGGAAACCATAATTAAATCATGGTTATTAATCTCTTACTCAAAGAAACGTGAACAAAAGGCTAAAGGAATCAAAACTCCTAAAGGCAGAACTCCTTTAGGAGAAAAAGGACTAGGAAGATTAAGTACACAAAGGTTGGCAGATATATGTGAAATTCTTACAAACACCAATAATCAGGAAGGAACTCATTTAGCGTTTAACTGGAAAGATTTTGAAAAAAAAGATCGGCTATCAGAAGTAAGAATAACATCAGAAGAATACAGTCCAAAAATAAATAACGGAACAAAGTTAATCCTCACAAATCTCAACCATGCAGAAGTATGGGAAGGAAAAAATCTAGAACGGTTTAAAGGGGCTGTTTCTCAAATAATATCTCCTTACAAAGAAAATAGACCTTTTGATGTTTATTTAACTGTTAATAATGAAATTATTGATCTTGAAAAAATAAATCAAGATTTAAGAAGTTTTGCTATTTCAAAATTTGAATTTTCTTTCAACGAAAGAAAAATTCAAATAAAAGGAAAAACTAGATTATCTAAGTTTATTGGAAACAAAAAGGCAGATTTTGAAGATTTTCTACAATCAGACAATGGTAAAAAGTTTTACAGCTTTTTAAATGATAAAAAATATAATGACATTATATTATCCAATCATAAAAACTTCTTCATAGAATTAAATAATGTGTTCACAATTGATGAAATTCCAGGTTTAGAAATTTTCAATGGTGAAATAGCTAATCCCGGAGCATTCAAAGGCATTATTGATGAATTTAGCTATGATAATTGGCTAACTCATGATGAAAGAATTAATAGTATTTTTAATAGCTTGACTAATTATAGAACTTTCACACAAAGTCAAGCAGGAATTAAATTATTTAGAAATGGTTTTGCAATAAAACCTTTTGGTATAAACGGAGAAGATTGGCTTAAACTTTCAGATTCCCAAACAAAAGCTTCTTCTTATTATCCATTAAGACCAAAAAATGTCATTGGTTATTTTGCTATTGATGAAGGTATTAACAGAAATCTTAAAGACAAAACAGATAGAGAAGGCTTAGTATCTAATCCCTATTCAAGGAATTTTTTTACTATGGCACTTTTTATAACTAGACAAATAAATAGTTATCAAGAGAGAATTCGAAGAGTATATAATGAATATCTAAAAACATACAAAACAAAAAACAGTGGTATAAAAACTACTACGCAGTCATTTAACCACATAAATAGTATTGTTACAGATTCGACCTCAGTTGCGGGTGAATTAAAAGATATTGGCCCTACCGTCAACAAATTAGCAAATGAACAAGCAGATGTTGTAAATGATGTAATAAACAATTCTCTTTTTGCTTCAGAAGAAAATAAAGAAAATGTAAAAAAAGCTCAAAAATTACTTTCAAAGTTACAGAAAATTCAAGCTGCTTTTTTAAAAGTTGAAGCTATCATCAAAAAAACAGAAAAGCTTAACGATGTAATTAATATTCTAGAACCAAAAATAAGAACATTAGAGGAACAATTAGATAATTTTTCAGAATTAGCTGGTTTGGGTATAACTGCTGAATCCATAAGTCACGAATTTTTAAATATTGCAGATAATCTAAACGAAAGGGCTTTATTGTATCAGCAAAAGCTGAAAGACAATAGACTTACTGAGTCTGATAGCTATATTTTATTAGAATATATTAATGAAACTGTAAATGGCCTAAAAATACAATTAAGACATATTGATCCCGCTCTTAAATATAAACGAGAAAAGAAAGGTGAATTCAGTCTTTCAAAATACTTATCTGACGAAAAAGAATATTATAAAAAAAGGTTCCAATCAAAAGGTATTGATGTAATTATTGACATTAAAGACGATTTTTCATTAAAAATCAACAAAGGGAAACTTACCCAAATAATAGACAATATTTTGATAAATTCAGAGTATTGGTTAAAAGAAAAAAAATTAAAAGAAAAACTTTTTACTCCCCAAATACATATTACTGTTGAGCAACCATGGCTATATATTTCAGATAATGGTTTTGGCATCCCCAAAAATATCGAAAACCAAATATTTGAACCTTTTGTATCTACAAAACCCAAAGAAGAAGGAAGGGGTTTAGGACTTTTCATTGTCATGCAATTATTAGATGCCATGAACTGTACTATCTCTCTAGAACCTAAACGAAATGAGTTTGACAAAAGATACATATTTGCTATTAATTTAAGTAATGTTATGATTTAA